The Pangasianodon hypophthalmus isolate fPanHyp1 chromosome 2, fPanHyp1.pri, whole genome shotgun sequence genome window below encodes:
- the LOC113538412 gene encoding centrosomal protein of 95 kDa isoform X2 → MGTEERDWVEVANDLICKCHVNLRIQRLTECDASVFVALYEAILGEKVPDYIVAPKSQEDDIHNIQSVIDSLALDYLQISLSHITGENIVRGDKDSIRNLLEIFDGLLEYLTEQLSEEEELPNGELNGTVHPAGAQEQDKEEKMSQISSTHSAVQSSKYSLHSWNGDESESTAELIRLGDSARTFTTKQEVRSHPLPSVISTKKAPSDPDPLTDQPPQQIEPFHSAFPLQPPKQTTPHRAGRPPSSPPPTEDNAGDAEGTNEQNGHSPKCNGVQTNGIHTSESERSEQSLKETQPEAPKAQVESGIEGARRVLFHTQPDVLLLSQREDMHTHSHAEEGQSDEERLHSSGSSSGRRRSYRSRSLGLAEESEDPLSRRSQKNRQAEQELHEMSEKLARRLEELDLMLKRALGETGNESKPAEEDKHSHHSDSFMECRRVPRPTDKASVDRPPRTRSLSPSPPPVCRSSQSLLEGAPLSDTRQHTARRRHDKLRHIQDQRRKSQMVAEAYEAELKNLDEQQRVDLAIERLRAQEAEREYREAIRKEASRASKSLNYRSKSTLSSKSPRSKAAAPSRPRAQTHKTAPLRVKENDLLPALLDDFPPLQFSPHTLSRMWKQQLRQVDQLSALDNQHKHTRKHTNQVEEAQKRHDLLVDIIRKEQEHNRRLKDFRERIQQQRSAQNKLREQRQQVARARKYHSDYHVQLRARLLRARTREERMFRQVFEEGLEHQKARLREQRACAKEQRQEHARKHKDEIEAMENYYKDQFSMLAERLALERQEIQVRKKAQEKALHKMKRDLRSKMEREINELQKIIIQDDEEDYFRELEVERLRRRVQMASFQYGASCTY, encoded by the exons ACCGAGGAGAGAG ATTGGGTGGAAGTGGCCAATGATCTCATCTGCAAGTGTCACGTTAACCTGAGGATACAGAGGCTCACAGAGTGCGATGCCAGTGTGTTCGTGGCCTTATATGAAGCTATCTTAGGAGAAAAAGTTCCag attacATCGTTGCGCCCAAGAGCCAAGAGGATGACATTCACAACATACAATCTGTGATTGACTCGCTGGCCTTGGACTATCTCCAGATCAGCTTATCTCACATCACAG GTGAGAACATTGTGAGAGGAGATAAGGATTCCATCCGTAACCTTCTGGAGATCTTCGATGGGTTGCTGGAGTATCTCACGGAGCAGCTCAGTGAGGAAGAAGAGCTCCCGAATGGAG AGCTCAATGGTACGGTCCACCCTGCAGGAGCACAGGAGCAGGATAAAGAGGAGAAGATGTCTCAGATCTCTAGCACACA TTCTGCTGTCCAGTCCAGTAAATATTCCCTCCATTCCTGGAACGGGGACGAATCGGAGTCAACCGCCGAGCTGATCCGGTTGGGCGATTCGGCCCGTACATTCACCACAAAGCAAGAAG TGCGCTCACACCCCCTGCCCTCAGTCATTTCTACTAAAAAAGCTCCCAGTGACCCCGACCCACTCACAGATCAACCCCCTCAGCAGATAGAGCCGTTCCACTCAGCCTTTCCTCTGCAGCCTCCCAAACAGACCACTCCACATCGGGCGGGGAGACCTCCGTCATCACCGCCTCCCACAGAGGATAATGCGGGAGACGCAGAGGGGACAAACGAACAG AATGGTCATTCCCCTAAGTGTAATGGTGTTCAGACTAATGGGATCCACACTTCTG AAAGCGAGAGGTCTGAGCAGAGTCTGAAAGAAACACAGCCTGAGGCTCCCAAAGCACAAGTGGAG AGTGGTATTGAGGGAGCACGGCGTGTCCTGTTCCACACTCAGCCGGATGTACTGCTCCTGTCCCAGAGAGaggacatgcacacacacagccatgcgGAAGAGGGGCAGAGTGATGAAGAACGGCTCCACAGCTCCGGCTCATCGTCTGGAAGACGGAGGAGCTACAGGAGCAGGAG cCTCGGGTTGGCCGAGGAAAGCGAGGACCCATTATCCAGACGCAGTCAGAAGAACAGACAGGCCGAGCAGGAGCTGCACGAGATGTCAGAGAAACTCGCTCGCCGTCTCGAGGAGCTCGATCTG ATGCTGAAGAGGGCTCTGGGGGAGACAGGGAACGAGTCAAAGCCTGCAGAGGAGGACAAACACTCCCACCACAGTGACAGTTTCATGGAGTGCAGACGTGTCCCCAGACCCACAG ATAAGGCCAGTGTGGACAGACCTCCTCGCACAcgctccctctctccttctcctcctcctgtaTGTCGTTCCAGTCAGAGCTTGCTAGAGGGCGCCCCGCTCTCAGACACGCGGCAACACACGGCCCGGAGGCGGCACGACAAGCTCCGACACATTCAGGACCAGCGCAGGAAAAGCCAG ATGGTAGCTGAAGCTTATGAGGCAGAGCTGAAGAACTTGGATGAGCAGCAGAGAGTAGACTTGGCCATCGAGAGACTGCGAGCTCAGGAGGCT GAGCGGGAGTACAGGGAAGCCATACGTAAAGAAGCATCTCGTGCATCAAAATCTCTTAACTACAGATCTAAATCGACGCTTTCAAGCAAGAGTCCCCGCTCCAAAGCTGCAGCACCCAGCCGACCACGGGCCCAGACCCACAAAACAGCCCCAT TGCGGGTGAAGGAGAACGACTTGTTGCCAGCTCTGTTGGATGACTTCCCTCCTCTGCAGTTCTCTCCTCACACTCTGTCCCGCATGTGGAAGCAGCAGCTCCGGCAGGTCGACCAGCTCAGTGCTCTGGACaaccagcacaaacacacacgcaaacacaccaACCAG GTAGAGGAGGCCCAGAAGAGACACGACCTGCTCGTGGATATCATCCGCAAAGAGCAGGAGCACAATCGTCGCCTG aagGATTTCAGAGAGAGAATCCAGCAGCAGAGGTCTGCGCAGAATAAGCTGCGGGAGCAGAGGCAGCAGGTGGCCCGCGCCCGCAAATACCACAGCGATTACCATGTGCAGCTGCGCGCTCGACTCCTCCGAGCCCGCACACGAGAGGAGAGG ATGTTTCGGCAGGTGTTTGAGGAGGGTCTGGAGCATCAGAAGGCCCGTCTGAGGGAACAGCGTGCGTGCGCTAAAGAACAGCGTCAGGAGCATGCACGCAAACACAAAGACGAGATTGAGGCCATGGAGAACTACTACAAGGACCAG TTTTCCATGCTGGCTGAAAGACTTGCCCTGGAGCGCCAGGAGATCCAGGTGCGGAAGAAAGCCCAGGAAAAG GCTCTGCACAAGATGAAACGGGACCTGAGGAGCAAGATGGAGCGAGAGATCAACGAGTTGCAGAAGATCATCATTCAGGACGACGAGGAAGACTACTTCCGTGAGCTGGAGGTGGAGCGGCTGCGCAGGCGTGTGCAGATGGCCTCCTTCCAGTACGGCGCGAGCTGCACATACTGA
- the LOC113538412 gene encoding centrosomal protein of 95 kDa isoform X1 gives MGTEERDWVEVANDLICKCHVNLRIQRLTECDASVFVALYEAILGEKVPDYIVAPKSQEDDIHNIQSVIDSLALDYLQISLSHITGENIVRGDKDSIRNLLEIFDGLLEYLTEQLSEEEELPNGELNGTVHPAGAQEQDKEEKMSQISSTHSAVQSSKYSLHSWNGDESESTAELIRLGDSARTFTTKQEVRSHPLPSVISTKKAPSDPDPLTDQPPQQIEPFHSAFPLQPPKQTTPHRAGRPPSSPPPTEDNAGDAEGTNEQNGHSPKCNGVQTNGIHTSAESERSEQSLKETQPEAPKAQVESGIEGARRVLFHTQPDVLLLSQREDMHTHSHAEEGQSDEERLHSSGSSSGRRRSYRSRSLGLAEESEDPLSRRSQKNRQAEQELHEMSEKLARRLEELDLMLKRALGETGNESKPAEEDKHSHHSDSFMECRRVPRPTDKASVDRPPRTRSLSPSPPPVCRSSQSLLEGAPLSDTRQHTARRRHDKLRHIQDQRRKSQMVAEAYEAELKNLDEQQRVDLAIERLRAQEAEREYREAIRKEASRASKSLNYRSKSTLSSKSPRSKAAAPSRPRAQTHKTAPLRVKENDLLPALLDDFPPLQFSPHTLSRMWKQQLRQVDQLSALDNQHKHTRKHTNQVEEAQKRHDLLVDIIRKEQEHNRRLKDFRERIQQQRSAQNKLREQRQQVARARKYHSDYHVQLRARLLRARTREERMFRQVFEEGLEHQKARLREQRACAKEQRQEHARKHKDEIEAMENYYKDQFSMLAERLALERQEIQVRKKAQEKALHKMKRDLRSKMEREINELQKIIIQDDEEDYFRELEVERLRRRVQMASFQYGASCTY, from the exons ACCGAGGAGAGAG ATTGGGTGGAAGTGGCCAATGATCTCATCTGCAAGTGTCACGTTAACCTGAGGATACAGAGGCTCACAGAGTGCGATGCCAGTGTGTTCGTGGCCTTATATGAAGCTATCTTAGGAGAAAAAGTTCCag attacATCGTTGCGCCCAAGAGCCAAGAGGATGACATTCACAACATACAATCTGTGATTGACTCGCTGGCCTTGGACTATCTCCAGATCAGCTTATCTCACATCACAG GTGAGAACATTGTGAGAGGAGATAAGGATTCCATCCGTAACCTTCTGGAGATCTTCGATGGGTTGCTGGAGTATCTCACGGAGCAGCTCAGTGAGGAAGAAGAGCTCCCGAATGGAG AGCTCAATGGTACGGTCCACCCTGCAGGAGCACAGGAGCAGGATAAAGAGGAGAAGATGTCTCAGATCTCTAGCACACA TTCTGCTGTCCAGTCCAGTAAATATTCCCTCCATTCCTGGAACGGGGACGAATCGGAGTCAACCGCCGAGCTGATCCGGTTGGGCGATTCGGCCCGTACATTCACCACAAAGCAAGAAG TGCGCTCACACCCCCTGCCCTCAGTCATTTCTACTAAAAAAGCTCCCAGTGACCCCGACCCACTCACAGATCAACCCCCTCAGCAGATAGAGCCGTTCCACTCAGCCTTTCCTCTGCAGCCTCCCAAACAGACCACTCCACATCGGGCGGGGAGACCTCCGTCATCACCGCCTCCCACAGAGGATAATGCGGGAGACGCAGAGGGGACAAACGAACAG AATGGTCATTCCCCTAAGTGTAATGGTGTTCAGACTAATGGGATCCACACTTCTG CAGAAAGCGAGAGGTCTGAGCAGAGTCTGAAAGAAACACAGCCTGAGGCTCCCAAAGCACAAGTGGAG AGTGGTATTGAGGGAGCACGGCGTGTCCTGTTCCACACTCAGCCGGATGTACTGCTCCTGTCCCAGAGAGaggacatgcacacacacagccatgcgGAAGAGGGGCAGAGTGATGAAGAACGGCTCCACAGCTCCGGCTCATCGTCTGGAAGACGGAGGAGCTACAGGAGCAGGAG cCTCGGGTTGGCCGAGGAAAGCGAGGACCCATTATCCAGACGCAGTCAGAAGAACAGACAGGCCGAGCAGGAGCTGCACGAGATGTCAGAGAAACTCGCTCGCCGTCTCGAGGAGCTCGATCTG ATGCTGAAGAGGGCTCTGGGGGAGACAGGGAACGAGTCAAAGCCTGCAGAGGAGGACAAACACTCCCACCACAGTGACAGTTTCATGGAGTGCAGACGTGTCCCCAGACCCACAG ATAAGGCCAGTGTGGACAGACCTCCTCGCACAcgctccctctctccttctcctcctcctgtaTGTCGTTCCAGTCAGAGCTTGCTAGAGGGCGCCCCGCTCTCAGACACGCGGCAACACACGGCCCGGAGGCGGCACGACAAGCTCCGACACATTCAGGACCAGCGCAGGAAAAGCCAG ATGGTAGCTGAAGCTTATGAGGCAGAGCTGAAGAACTTGGATGAGCAGCAGAGAGTAGACTTGGCCATCGAGAGACTGCGAGCTCAGGAGGCT GAGCGGGAGTACAGGGAAGCCATACGTAAAGAAGCATCTCGTGCATCAAAATCTCTTAACTACAGATCTAAATCGACGCTTTCAAGCAAGAGTCCCCGCTCCAAAGCTGCAGCACCCAGCCGACCACGGGCCCAGACCCACAAAACAGCCCCAT TGCGGGTGAAGGAGAACGACTTGTTGCCAGCTCTGTTGGATGACTTCCCTCCTCTGCAGTTCTCTCCTCACACTCTGTCCCGCATGTGGAAGCAGCAGCTCCGGCAGGTCGACCAGCTCAGTGCTCTGGACaaccagcacaaacacacacgcaaacacaccaACCAG GTAGAGGAGGCCCAGAAGAGACACGACCTGCTCGTGGATATCATCCGCAAAGAGCAGGAGCACAATCGTCGCCTG aagGATTTCAGAGAGAGAATCCAGCAGCAGAGGTCTGCGCAGAATAAGCTGCGGGAGCAGAGGCAGCAGGTGGCCCGCGCCCGCAAATACCACAGCGATTACCATGTGCAGCTGCGCGCTCGACTCCTCCGAGCCCGCACACGAGAGGAGAGG ATGTTTCGGCAGGTGTTTGAGGAGGGTCTGGAGCATCAGAAGGCCCGTCTGAGGGAACAGCGTGCGTGCGCTAAAGAACAGCGTCAGGAGCATGCACGCAAACACAAAGACGAGATTGAGGCCATGGAGAACTACTACAAGGACCAG TTTTCCATGCTGGCTGAAAGACTTGCCCTGGAGCGCCAGGAGATCCAGGTGCGGAAGAAAGCCCAGGAAAAG GCTCTGCACAAGATGAAACGGGACCTGAGGAGCAAGATGGAGCGAGAGATCAACGAGTTGCAGAAGATCATCATTCAGGACGACGAGGAAGACTACTTCCGTGAGCTGGAGGTGGAGCGGCTGCGCAGGCGTGTGCAGATGGCCTCCTTCCAGTACGGCGCGAGCTGCACATACTGA